The region CCATGTAACCGCAGGACTCAAGGAATGCAAGGAAAATAAACAGCACCAGCATCTGGGGCACGAAGCCAAGCACAGCGCCCACACCTGCCACAATACCGTCTAATATCAGGCTGGAAAGCCAGTCGGCACAGCCGACAGCCGTGAGGAATCCCTCCACAATAACAGGTACGCCCGGCACTTCCAGTCCCAACAGGCTCCATCCCTCCCCAAACACGCCGTCGTTCGCCCAGTCAGTGGCCCAGGTACCCACGGTGGTAACTGAAACATAGTAGACAACCCACATTACTGCCGCAAAAATCGGGAGCGCCAGGAAACGGTTGGTGACGATATGGTCAATCTTGTCGGAGACGCTCATCTTCTCCCTGCTCTTCTTTGTATAACACCTGCCAATAATGGATGTGATATATGTGTAGCGCTCATTGGTGATGATGCTCTCAGCGTCATCGTCCGCGGCATCCTCCATGCGCGCTATGATGCTTCCCACATCCGGAACCATGGTCATCTGCGCCGCTATCTTGTCATCCCGTTCAAACAGCTTGATGGCATAGAAGCGCTTCTGCGCCTCAGGCACATTGCCGCCGACGCACCGCTCGATTTCCTCCAGGGCTGCCTCCACATCGGCGGAGAACTTGTGTACAGCCGCAGTCGCCCTGCTGTCCCTTGCAAGCTCCACCGCCTTGTTGGCGGCCTCCATGATACCGGTACCCTTTAATGCGGAAATCTCCACCACAGGACAGCCCAGCTCCCTGCTCAGGGCCTGAATGTTAATCTGGTCCCCGCTCTTTTTAACCACATCCATCATGTTGACAGCCATCAGCACGGGAATTCCCAGCTCCATCAGCTGGGTGGTCAGGTACAGGTTCCGCTCCAGGTTGGTTCCGTCCACAATGTTTAGGATGGCATCCGGGCGCTCGGTAATCAGGTAGTTCCTGGCAACCACCTCTTCCAGCGTGTAAGGCGACAGTGAATAAATACCGGGAAGGTCCATGATAATGACATCCTTATTCCCCTTAAGCTTGCCCTCCTTCTTTTCCACCGTGACACCGGGCCAGTTTCCTACAAACTGATTGGACCCGGTAAGACCGTTGAACAGCGTGGTCTTTCCGCAGTTGGGATTACCGGCCAAAGCAATTTTGATTGACATTTTCATATCCTCCTCATTCTCTTATTGAGAAAATTTATCAATAAATTAGTTATGACTAACTCAATCTTTTAAAAAAAGCAGTTCCTACTGCACTTCAATCATCTCGGCATCCGCTTTCCTTAAGGACAGCTCATAGCCCCTTACATTCACTTCCACAGGATCCCCCAGAGGCGCCACCTTGCGGACATATACTTCCGTCCCTTTTGTAATACCCATATCCATGATACGGCGTTTTACAGCCCCTTCTCCGTGAAGTTTAACAACCGTTACCGTGCTTTTGCATTTTACTTCCTTCAATGTGCGCATCTTATTAATGCTCCTTTCCTTCTCATACCCGCGGCCATTTTACACCATAATCTTATTGGCCATCTCTTTGCTTATGGCAACCCTTGATTCCTTTACATTGACAATCACATTGCCATTGTTAGCAGAAACAACAGTCACACTCGCTCCCGGTACGAATCCCATGTTCTCCAGATGACGTCTTACCTCTTCCTTGCCGCCCACCCGGACTATGGATGCCTCAGTACCTTCTTTTACCAATGTCAACGGCATACCCATCACTCCTCTTTCTGAACCTGATGTGATTCTGTTCCCTATATCCATATTGCAGCTGGAAAGTTATGGCATCCTAACTGCAAATTTAGGTTAGCACCAGTTAACTGAAATGTCAATAATTTTTTTCAATTTAATTGCGGTTTTTTTTGCGATTTCAGCCCCGCTGCCAATTTGCGTTTCCTCTCAGGATATGATAAAATAGAAAACAGCTGCCGCAGACTTAGAACAAACTAATGTTTATCAGTGGGAGGATTTGATTAAATTGAAAATACAGGAATCAGCTGAAAATTATCTGGAAACAATCTTGATTTTAAGCCACCGAAACCCCTATGTCCGCTCCATCGACATCGCCAACGAGCTGTCATTTTCCAAGCCCAGCGTCAGCGTGGCCATGAAGAATCTGCGCGAAAACGGTTATATCCTCATGGATGACCAGGGCCATATCACCCTCAGCAGCATTGGAAAAGAAATCGCCGAGACCATGTATGAACGCCACACCATGCTTTCCCAGTGGCTCATGTACCTTGGCGTGGACGAGCAGACAGCCGTGGAGGATGCGTGCCGCATTGAACATGTGGTCAGCGCCGAAAGCTTCCGGGCCATCAAGGACCATATCACCAATGGGCATGAGCTTCCGGGAGACAACGCATAAGACACGCCGTCAGGAACATTCACAAAAACACAGCGCTTACCGACCATATCGTGCGGAGGCGCCGTGTCTTTTTTATGCTTTCTCACTGTCTCTACCGCTGTTCTTTCTGATATTCTCTCCGGGGTCCCTGATTTTCTTCCGGGTTTCCCGGCCCGTCCGTCCTTATATACACACTCTCCGGCCGTCCCTTGGTGGTGGTCCTGGTCTTATACGCAATCTTTAGATACCCCTCCTGCTCCAGTACCGCCAGAAAACGGTTGGCGCTCCGTTTGGTGATTCCCAGTCTGAGCGCCAGGGTTCTGGCTGTAATTTCCTGCTTTTCGGAGGCGCTGATGGCAGTGAATATTTTCTTTACTGTCAGGGGCGAAAGCCTGGACTGTACGTCCAGCACCTCGCTGTTGTCCACATTCATGAGCAGCTGGCCGCAGTCCCCCATGGGACCGATGATCTGCTCCCTCTCATTGATCAGGTATGCCAGAGACTGCTTAAGTTCAGCCTCGTGGCAGGCGTCAAGAGCATTTAACCTGGCCTGGGAAAGGCTGTTTCCAAGACCGCAGCCGATACTGAAACGGGCGGACAGCTTTTTCTCCCTCAGAAACGGACTCAGACGGTCCTCCTTAAAATCTCCGGTCCAGCCCGACACATGTTTCTTGGTGGACACGATTTCCAGCCCGTAATGGCGCCGGTGGACCGAACAGTCAATCATGGATGCCCCTATAAATTCAATCACCAGATTTTCAAGCCTCATATAATCATAATCCAGCCCCTGGAACATCTCGCCGCCGGAACCGTTTTCCGACAGCTTCACAATGATGACTCCCGGTATCTGCTCCTCAAGCTTCCTGCGCTCAATCTCGTCGAGAAGCTTGTCACACATCTCCCCCACATACTGCTTGCTGGGGAAAGGGAAGTAGACCTTAACGCCGGCCTTCTGCAGTGCCGGCACAATGCTGGAAAACCGCGTGACGGATAAATCAATCTTTCCTTCCTCCCACAGCTTCACATGTTTCCTGTACTCCTCCTGCTCAATCCCAAGCATCCGATCCATGTCAAACTCATCCTCTGAAAGCTCCCGGATATCAGGCATGGGGCTGCGCCCCTCCACAAAATCCTTAAGGCCCACACCGAAGATCTCCACAATATCAGCGTAAACTCTAGTAAAATCCAGGTTCCTGTTCTCATTTAACAGCTGCAGGAATAAACGGTACAGGGCAGCCTCATCCGTGTTAAAAAAACAGATAGGGCGTTTCTCTTCTTTATAATAAAGATGTATCATATGCGCAGGAAAACTGCCGGAGGTTAGAATGCCGTCAAACTCCTCCGTAACATTTTTATGGATATGCTGTATATCCGAAAATGTCTTATACGTAAATATGCAATAATCAAAGTCCCGGTCCGCAAGCATAGACTGGAGAAACTCCTTTATATATTCTGTTGCGATGACTGCAATCTTCCTCTTCAATTTCATTCCTCCCCAAACCGCTCTGTCTCCTATCTTAACATAGCAGCGGGAAATCCGCATCCTCCAAATGAAATAATCTCTTGTTTTTTGTCAATCATACATAAAAATCTTTTTCCCATCTTGACATTCATTGTCTTTTTTGTCATAATAAAGACAAGTCTTTATATAGTCTTTTTATACTCAAGGAGGGCACTACGATGAACCAATTCTTACGACGAGCAACGGAACTTGAACCTCAGATGCAAAAGGACCGGCGCTACCTGCATCAGCACGCCGAAGCGGGAGAGCACCTGCCCGGCACAACCAAGTATGTCATGGAACGGCTTGCTTCCATTGAGCTATCCCCGCATGAAATCTGCGACTCGGGCGTCACTGCCCTGATTGAGGGCAGCCGCCCCGGCAAGACCATTCTCCTCAGGGCTGACATGGACGCGCTCCCCATGAAAGAATCCAACAGCCTTCCCTTTCAGACGGTCACGGACGCGGCCCACAACTGCGGCCATGACATACATACCGCCATGCTTCTTGCGGCTGCCCAGATTCTGTACGAGCGCAGGGATGAGCTCTGCGGCAGCGTCAAGCTGATGTTCCAGCCGGCGGAAGAGGTCTTTACGGGTTCCGAAAACATGATTAAGGCCGGGCTTCTTTCCAATCCCACAGTGGATGCCGCCATGGGCATGCATGTGATGTTAGATACCCCGGTTCCCTCCCTCAACTATGGCACAGGCTTCATGACGTCCTCCTGCGACGGTTTTAAAATCACGGTAAAAGGCGTGGGCTGTCATGGCGCCATGCCCCATATGGGTATTGACCCCATCAATGTGGGCTTCCATATTTACAGCGCCTTCCAGAATCTCATAGCCAGGGAATGCGACCCGGGCGAGAAGGCAAGCCTTACTCTAGGCGCGTTTAATGCAGGATCCACATCCAACATTATTCCTGACAGCGCCGTGCTCATGGGCACCCTGCGCACCTATAATAAGGATCTGCGCGCCAGGCTGGTAAAAAGGATGCATGAGATTACAGAATACATGGGAAAAGTCTTTGGAGTGGCGGTTGAATACGAATCCCTCTCCGATGTGCCCTCCACCTACTCTGACCCGGACCTTACCAGGGAGCTGGCAGGATATGCCGCCGAGGTGGCGCCTGATTTCATTAAACATACGGATTACTCCGTCACACCTTCTGATGACTTTGCCCGCGTGTCCGAAAAGGTCCCTACTGTCTACTTCATGATAGGATGCGGGGTGGATGGATGCACGGTCCAGCACCACAATCCGGGCGTATTATTTGATGAAACCGTCATGCCCTACGGGGCCGCAGTACACGCAGCCTGTGCATTTAACTGGCTGAACAGGAGGAACGCATAATGGAACGCAAAAAAATATATTATGGCTGGTTTGTTGTTTTTGGATGTCTCATGATTACATGTACCATGGTGCCCCCCATCATGGCGCTCAGCAATAAATTTCTGATTCAGGTCACGGGTGAGCTTCAGATTTCCAGAAGCGCCTTTACCCTGGCCAATACCATTCTCCAGGGTCTGGGTATCTTCCTGTCCCCCATTGTGTCGGCCAGACTTGCAAGAGGCAACATGAAACGGATTCAGACCGTCAGCATTATTGGCTTTGTCCTTTCCTACGCTTCCTTCTCCCTTGCCACCAACGTGATTCATCTATACATTTCCTCCTTTTTTACCGGTGTTTTCTTCTTAAACGCCTCCCTGATTCCGGTAAGCATGATGATTACCAACTGGTTTGTCAAAAAGAGAGGACTTGCCATGAGCATAGCCATGGCAGGAATCGGCGTGGGCGGCACCATCTTCAGTCCTGTCATTACATGGCTGCTGGGGGCCTATGGCTGGAGGAGCACCTACCGAATCATGGCTCTCATTATCCTGGTACTGGCCCTTCCCGCTGCCCTGTTCATCCTCAGGAAACGTCCGGAGGACATGGGACTCTTACCCTACGGCAGCGAGGATGCCGCCATACAGGATGCCGCCTCCAAACGTATTCCCAAAAAGGCAGACATTGTATTTCCGCTCAGCGTGAAAGAATCCAGGACAAAGCTGTTCTTCATCCTTTTCATCTTCGGCATGCTGTGCAACGGGCTGATTAATACCGGCTCCCTGGGCCACTTCCCTCCGGCTATCGAGGAACTTCAGGGCCCCCAGGTACAGGCTTTAATCATCTCCATGTATTCCATGATTGGTATTTTCGGCAAGCTGGTTCTGGGATGGCTCAATGACAGGTTCGGAGTTGTGGCCAGCACTGCCTTTGGATGCATCACCTTTGCCCTCTCCTTTATCTTCATCCTGTTTGGGCAGAATATCAGCATGCTCTACATCATGGCCTTCCTTTTCGGCCTGGGAGATGCCATCGGCACCGTGACCCCTCCTCTTATTACCTCCGCCATCTTTGGCGCTGAAAAATACGGCGAGGCATACGGAATCGCCAACAGCTTTACACAAATCGGCCTTTCCCTGGGAGCGCTCATGGTGGCAGCCGTATATGACACCAGCGGCTCCTACAATACGGCCTGGATTCTCCTTATTATCCTGACCCTGGGTGCCTTCGCGGGCTGGGTGGGCGCGTACGCGGTATCCAGAAAGTACTGTCAAAAATCAGTGGCGGACAATACGTAAAATGCACAGGCCGCCCAATAAACCCGGAAGGCAATGGCTTCGGTGCGCGGACTGTCTCGGCGGATGGGTTGCCCTGTCTCTCAAATCCAGAATATCCAGAAGGGCAGCTGCCCATTGGCATGCATGTCCTCAACCGGGCCGTAACTGAACGCGTAATGGGTCACTGCCTTGGAAATAGCGTCAATATTTTCCCTTTTCGCACAGGCGGTGATTCCGTGTTCCGATTTCATTTTATTATAACCAGCCCCGGTAAAAAGACAAGTTAAAAGGCGGGACATTTATCGCATCCCGCCTTACGGCGCTGTTGTATCAGCACAAAGAACCTATAAAAGAGAATGTTCCTCCTCCAAAGGGAATAATATCATGAACACCCACCAGGTCCGCAACCGTTACCGTTTCATGGGAATCGGGCAGGACATATCCCCTGTGGTCTTTGCAGACGGGGTCAATGAGATGGGGTCAATGAGATGGGGTTCGGGGCGGCTGTCCTCTACTTCCCCGGCTATGCCCGGTATGATTCCCCGGACCCTGAGGATCCGTCCAGACCTGCCGTCGCAGCCCTGGAGCTCACCGGATTTCTCTTAGGCTTAAGCGCATCCGTGGAGGAAGCCGCATTCATTCTCCGCACCATCCGAATCGTTGGCGCCCAAGACTCCATAACCGGAACCATCGCCCCGCTCCACTGGCTTGCGGCGGACAGGACCGGCAAATCCATGGTCATTGAAAAGACAGCCGACGGCCTGCATCTCATGGATAACCCCATAGGCGTCCTCTCCAACAGTCCTGACTTCCAGTGGCACCTGACCAACCTGCGCAATTACATGAATCTCTCCTCCTCCCAGAATCAGTCACAGACCTGGGGCAGCCTGGAGCTGACCCCCTTAGGACAGGGCGCCGGCAGCTTTGGACTGCCCGGGGATTACACGCCTCCTTCCAGGTTTGTCAGGACTGCTTTTCTAAAGACCCACACACCCATTCCGGCAGGCAGGGAGGAAGCAGTGCCGGCCTGTTTCCATATAATGGAAAGTGTAAGCATACCAAAGGGCCCGGTCATCACCGGCCGGAATACGCCGGATTATACCCAATACACGGCCTTCATTAACCTTTCCTCCAGGGAATACTTCTTCAGGACCTACGACAACAGCTGCATCACCTCCGCATCACTGCCCGGCAATCCGGATACGGAAAGCGGCATGAAATCGCTGGCGGTCCTCAATCAGCCTGCTGCCTTCTGCCGGTTACCCGAGTCTCTGGGCACGTTCTAACACCTGGCAGAGATATTCCGCATCCACCGGCTTGGTCACAAAGCCGTCCATCCCGGCCTCTGCTGCCGCATCCGCATCTTCCTGAAAGGAATTAGCCGTCATAGCTATGACAGGGATGGAAGAGGCATCCTGTCTCTGCATCCCCCGGATGGCCCGGCAGGCCTCCAGGCCGTTCATCTCATGCATCTGGATATCCATGAGAATAGCCTGATAGGTCCCGGGGCTGTTCCGGACAAACAATTCCACAGCCCGTTTTCCATATTCCGCCCTGTGCACACTGGCTCTCTTTGTCTTCAGAAGCTCAATGGCTATCTCCGCATTCAGGTCATTATCCTCGGCCAGAAGGATGTTCAATTCCGGAATCATGTCAGCCGCGATTGTCTCAACATACTCATACTGCCAGCCCTTATATTTTGCTATCTCAGTCCGGCCTCCCTCAGCATCCAGGCAATCCTGGCGCTTTCCTCCAGCTCTTCCAGACAGTAAAAAGCGTCCATCAGATTTTTTCCCGGCACCACTGCCCCGTGCTGCTTCAGCAGATAGCCGTCGCTGTCCATCACACGCTGCCCAAAAGCGTCAAACAGTGCCTGGGAGCCTGGCTTTTCGTAGGGAATCACCCCCACCTTACCCAGCTTCATCTTCAGATACGGGGTATGGTCCGGGATTGCGTCTGTTTCGTCCTCAGCCGGCACAAAGCTCCACAGCACCCCATAGGTGCCATGAGTATGCAGGACCGCGCCTGTTCCCGGCTTTTTCTGGTATACCTTCAGATGCAGGGGCCATTCCTTGCTGGGCTTGCTGCTGCTCAGACATTCTCCGTTCATATCCATGACTGCAAATTCATCCTCTTTCAGGGTTCCAAAGCAGCTTCCGCTCTGGCTGATGTACATCCTTCCATCATGGAAAAAACTCATATTAGCCGATGAACCGGCTGTCTTGTTCCTCTCAAACAGACTCCTTCCAATCCAGACCGCGTCCTTTAATTTCTGAGCCAATTCCTTGTCCATCATTTTCCTTCCTCCATCCGCGTCATCTCCAACACTTTTATAAAAAACTCTTCCTGCCCGAAATTCCCGGACTTTAATACAAGGCGAAGCGTCTCATTCTCCATGGGCACCATGACCGGCACTCCGGGCGCCACGCTGGCGCCAATCTGGTAGGAAGAAAATCCCAGGCGTTTTGTCACCGCACCGGAGGTCTCTCCCCCTGCCACCACCACTCTCCTGATTCCATGGGCCACTGCCCGCTCCGCCAGCTTGGCGGCTGCCTGTTCCAGCATCTCTGCCACGCGCTCCTGCCCGTATTGCTGCACTTCCTTCACATTTCGGGCT is a window of Enterocloster clostridioformis DNA encoding:
- the feoB gene encoding ferrous iron transport protein B; protein product: MSIKIALAGNPNCGKTTLFNGLTGSNQFVGNWPGVTVEKKEGKLKGNKDVIIMDLPGIYSLSPYTLEEVVARNYLITERPDAILNIVDGTNLERNLYLTTQLMELGIPVLMAVNMMDVVKKSGDQINIQALSRELGCPVVEISALKGTGIMEAANKAVELARDSRATAAVHKFSADVEAALEEIERCVGGNVPEAQKRFYAIKLFERDDKIAAQMTMVPDVGSIIARMEDAADDDAESIITNERYTYITSIIGRCYTKKSREKMSVSDKIDHIVTNRFLALPIFAAVMWVVYYVSVTTVGTWATDWANDGVFGEGWSLLGLEVPGVPVIVEGFLTAVGCADWLSSLILDGIVAGVGAVLGFVPQMLVLFIFLAFLESCGYMARVAFIMDRIFRKFGLSGKSFIPMLIGTGCGVPGIMASRTIENDRDRKMTVMTTTFIPCGAKLPIIALFAGALFGGASWVAPSAYFVGIAAIICSGIILKKTKMFAGDPAPFVMELPAYHLPTVSNVLRSMWERGWSFIKKAGTVILLSTIFVWFTSGFGFVDGHFGMVEDLSDGILALIGQAIAWIFAPLGWGNWQAAVAAITGLVAKENVVGTFGILYGFAEVAEDGAEIWGTLAQSFTAVSAYSFLVFNLLCAPCFAAMGAIKREMNNARWTWFAIGYQTVLAYVVALCIYQFGSWFTTGTFGIGTVVAIAAVAGFIYLLVRPYKESNSLNVNVKTKTAS
- a CDS encoding FeoA family protein encodes the protein MRTLKEVKCKSTVTVVKLHGEGAVKRRIMDMGITKGTEVYVRKVAPLGDPVEVNVRGYELSLRKADAEMIEVQ
- a CDS encoding FeoA family protein; protein product: MPLTLVKEGTEASIVRVGGKEEVRRHLENMGFVPGASVTVVSANNGNVIVNVKESRVAISKEMANKIMV
- a CDS encoding metal-dependent transcriptional regulator, with protein sequence MKIQESAENYLETILILSHRNPYVRSIDIANELSFSKPSVSVAMKNLRENGYILMDDQGHITLSSIGKEIAETMYERHTMLSQWLMYLGVDEQTAVEDACRIEHVVSAESFRAIKDHITNGHELPGDNA
- a CDS encoding M20 metallopeptidase family protein translates to MNQFLRRATELEPQMQKDRRYLHQHAEAGEHLPGTTKYVMERLASIELSPHEICDSGVTALIEGSRPGKTILLRADMDALPMKESNSLPFQTVTDAAHNCGHDIHTAMLLAAAQILYERRDELCGSVKLMFQPAEEVFTGSENMIKAGLLSNPTVDAAMGMHVMLDTPVPSLNYGTGFMTSSCDGFKITVKGVGCHGAMPHMGIDPINVGFHIYSAFQNLIARECDPGEKASLTLGAFNAGSTSNIIPDSAVLMGTLRTYNKDLRARLVKRMHEITEYMGKVFGVAVEYESLSDVPSTYSDPDLTRELAGYAAEVAPDFIKHTDYSVTPSDDFARVSEKVPTVYFMIGCGVDGCTVQHHNPGVLFDETVMPYGAAVHAACAFNWLNRRNA
- a CDS encoding MFS transporter → MERKKIYYGWFVVFGCLMITCTMVPPIMALSNKFLIQVTGELQISRSAFTLANTILQGLGIFLSPIVSARLARGNMKRIQTVSIIGFVLSYASFSLATNVIHLYISSFFTGVFFLNASLIPVSMMITNWFVKKRGLAMSIAMAGIGVGGTIFSPVITWLLGAYGWRSTYRIMALIILVLALPAALFILRKRPEDMGLLPYGSEDAAIQDAASKRIPKKADIVFPLSVKESRTKLFFILFIFGMLCNGLINTGSLGHFPPAIEELQGPQVQALIISMYSMIGIFGKLVLGWLNDRFGVVASTAFGCITFALSFIFILFGQNISMLYIMAFLFGLGDAIGTVTPPLITSAIFGAEKYGEAYGIANSFTQIGLSLGALMVAAVYDTSGSYNTAWILLIILTLGAFAGWVGAYAVSRKYCQKSVADNT
- a CDS encoding response regulator, encoding MIPELNILLAEDNDLNAEIAIELLKTKRASVHRAEYGKRAVELFVRNSPGTYQAILMDIQMHEMNGLEACRAIRGMQRQDASSIPVIAMTANSFQEDADAAAEAGMDGFVTKPVDAEYLCQVLERAQRLG
- a CDS encoding class II aldolase/adducin family protein encodes the protein MMDKELAQKLKDAVWIGRSLFERNKTAGSSANMSFFHDGRMYISQSGSCFGTLKEDEFAVMDMNGECLSSSKPSKEWPLHLKVYQKKPGTGAVLHTHGTYGVLWSFVPAEDETDAIPDHTPYLKMKLGKVGVIPYEKPGSQALFDAFGQRVMDSDGYLLKQHGAVVPGKNLMDAFYCLEELEESARIAWMLREAGLR